The following proteins are encoded in a genomic region of Cyclonatronum proteinivorum:
- the tnpA gene encoding IS200/IS605 family transposase, protein MASTYTQLYIQFVFAVKGRKNIIQESFRDELEKVMCAIITKHRCKTYAIYANPDHTHIFVSMHPTISPSSLMEHVKTGSSRWINAKKLIPGPFNWQKGFGAFTYSKSHIDKVVKYVLNQPEHHKKQSFKDEYLLILQKFEVDYDLKFVFEWYD, encoded by the coding sequence ATGGCCAGCACCTACACACAACTATACATTCAGTTCGTATTCGCAGTCAAGGGAAGAAAAAACATCATCCAAGAATCCTTCAGAGATGAATTAGAAAAAGTAATGTGTGCTATCATCACCAAACATAGATGCAAAACGTACGCCATCTATGCCAATCCTGATCATACGCATATTTTTGTAAGCATGCACCCAACCATTTCACCATCAAGCTTGATGGAACACGTAAAAACAGGGTCTTCAAGATGGATTAATGCAAAGAAGCTCATTCCCGGACCATTTAATTGGCAAAAAGGATTCGGTGCATTTACGTATTCCAAATCGCATATTGATAAGGTGGTGAAGTACGTGTTAAATCAACCGGAACACCATAAAAAGCAATCTTTTAAGGATGAGTATTTGTTGATACTTCAAAAATTCGAGGTGGATTATGACCTGAAATTTGTATTCGAATGGTACGATTAG
- a CDS encoding glycoside hydrolase family 3 N-terminal domain-containing protein, with product MKQTIPIILSILFLLMATPESLIAQQERPLYLDPNASVEDRVEDLLARMTLEEKIGQMSQLDISQINTTGLQADVFLDPEKARDMVVNNHVGSFLNGEAVPPQQWYEFMAELTRIAVEETRLGIPIIYGIDHVHGASYMAETTIFPQPINLGATFNTEHGYNMGWVTALEMADVGHHWNFAPTLDVGRNQIWGRLYETFGEDPLLTSRMGVAYLDGFHNNEEIAPYRLASNAKHFLAYSDPVSGWDKSPASLSMQEIYEMHLPPFRAAIEAGVMTIMANSSEVNGEPVHASALFLTEMLRKQLGFDGVVLTDWDEVGKLAGFHRMVPDYKEGTYRAVTAGIDVSMTPLSLNFNEALLELVQEGRISEERVDESVRRVLRLKFEIGLFENPFPRNDRLDRIGSEESRMKSLQAARESLVLLKNEDDVLPLQNPGRIVVAGPSANSKRNLSGGWTLAWQGGREEQYPDRMLTVYTGLQQAFPEAQIDLLETLPESREALMDFLAGAETIIYAGGEEPYAEFLGNILDLNLEASQKEDIRRLSESGIPLVTVLIQGRPRLITDVLDHMDALVHAGLPGFEGGEAIADVLSGNVNPSGRLPFTYPAFSGHMLNYNHKPSDIFFHHPDSQNPFEDPRPGTHLFEFGDGLSYTEFELSDLRLSAETLSGNDHLTASVTVTNTGDVAGSKPVLWFLSQTTGLVPRPVRELKHFERVTLEPGASQTLTFEIHPEESLWYPDASGNRVFEATKYFVRAGTLTQTFTYEP from the coding sequence ATGAAACAAACCATCCCCATCATTCTAAGTATCCTCTTTCTACTCATGGCAACACCTGAGTCCCTGATTGCGCAGCAGGAGCGTCCGCTTTATCTCGACCCGAATGCTTCGGTAGAGGACCGTGTGGAAGACCTGCTCGCCCGCATGACCCTCGAAGAAAAAATCGGGCAGATGAGTCAGCTCGATATCTCACAAATCAACACAACCGGACTTCAAGCTGATGTTTTTCTCGATCCGGAAAAAGCCCGCGACATGGTCGTTAACAACCATGTTGGCTCGTTCCTAAACGGGGAGGCCGTTCCACCGCAGCAGTGGTATGAATTTATGGCGGAGCTCACCCGCATTGCGGTTGAGGAAACCCGTCTCGGCATCCCCATCATTTACGGGATTGATCACGTGCACGGGGCAAGCTATATGGCGGAAACTACCATCTTCCCGCAGCCGATCAACCTCGGTGCGACCTTCAACACAGAGCACGGCTACAACATGGGCTGGGTGACAGCGCTGGAAATGGCCGATGTTGGCCATCACTGGAATTTCGCGCCAACCCTTGATGTGGGCCGGAATCAGATTTGGGGCCGCCTTTATGAAACCTTCGGAGAAGATCCGTTGCTAACATCCCGCATGGGGGTCGCCTATCTCGACGGCTTCCACAACAATGAAGAAATTGCGCCTTACCGGCTGGCTTCCAATGCCAAGCATTTTCTGGCCTACTCGGATCCTGTGTCAGGCTGGGATAAATCCCCGGCAAGCCTGAGCATGCAGGAAATTTATGAAATGCACCTGCCGCCGTTCCGGGCTGCCATTGAAGCCGGCGTGATGACCATCATGGCCAACAGCTCGGAAGTAAACGGCGAACCCGTGCACGCTTCCGCTCTATTCCTCACCGAAATGCTGCGAAAGCAGCTCGGTTTCGACGGCGTAGTGCTCACTGACTGGGATGAAGTCGGCAAACTCGCCGGTTTTCACCGCATGGTTCCCGATTATAAAGAGGGCACCTACCGGGCTGTGACGGCCGGTATCGATGTGAGTATGACACCCCTCAGCCTGAATTTTAATGAGGCCCTTTTGGAACTCGTGCAGGAAGGCCGTATTTCTGAGGAAAGAGTGGATGAATCTGTCCGCCGTGTGCTGCGCCTGAAGTTTGAGATCGGCCTCTTTGAAAACCCGTTTCCGCGCAATGACCGGCTCGACCGCATTGGCAGCGAAGAAAGCCGGATGAAATCCCTGCAGGCTGCCCGCGAATCCCTCGTGCTTCTCAAAAATGAAGACGACGTCCTTCCGCTGCAAAATCCAGGCAGAATCGTAGTTGCGGGGCCTTCTGCCAACAGCAAACGTAACCTTTCCGGCGGCTGGACCCTGGCATGGCAGGGCGGACGTGAAGAGCAGTACCCCGATCGCATGCTCACCGTGTACACCGGCCTGCAGCAGGCTTTCCCCGAAGCGCAGATCGATTTGCTTGAAACACTGCCTGAAAGCCGTGAAGCCCTTATGGATTTCCTTGCCGGTGCCGAAACTATCATCTATGCCGGCGGTGAAGAACCCTATGCTGAATTCCTGGGCAACATCCTCGACCTGAATCTCGAAGCTTCGCAAAAAGAGGATATCCGCCGCCTGTCTGAATCCGGTATCCCGCTTGTGACCGTGCTCATTCAGGGCCGTCCCCGCCTGATCACGGACGTACTCGATCACATGGACGCACTCGTGCATGCAGGCCTGCCCGGTTTTGAAGGAGGGGAAGCCATAGCCGATGTTCTGAGTGGCAACGTTAATCCGAGCGGTCGACTGCCCTTCACCTACCCGGCCTTCTCCGGACACATGCTCAACTACAACCACAAGCCGAGCGATATCTTCTTCCACCACCCGGATTCCCAGAATCCCTTCGAAGATCCCCGGCCCGGCACGCACCTGTTCGAGTTTGGTGACGGCCTCAGCTACACCGAATTTGAACTCAGCGACCTCCGTCTGAGCGCCGAAACCCTCAGCGGAAACGACCATCTCACCGCGAGTGTCACCGTCACCAACACCGGTGATGTGGCCGGCAGCAAGCCCGTGTTGTGGTTCCTGAGTCAGACCACCGGCCTCGTTCCCCGCCCGGTGCGCGAACTCAAACACTTTGAGCGCGTAACCCTCGAACCCGGCGCCTCCCAAACCCTTACCTTCGAAATACACCCGGAAGAATCACTCTGGTACCCCGACGCCTCCGGAAACCGCGTCTTCGAAGCCACCAAATACTTCGTAAGAGCCGGCACCCTCACCCAAACCTTCACCTACGAACCGTAA
- a CDS encoding response regulator → MKKIREVCLIEDEKIQLFLLKKFLERSEMSESIVEFENGKLAYDALKARTESGDALPNLIFLDLNMPVWDGWEFFEAAQNLPGFEQVTTYILTSSLSSDDMEKAKDFGLSDHYLTKPLSFDKLKEILFAELQKPDNSNA, encoded by the coding sequence GAAAATTCAGCTTTTTTTACTTAAAAAATTTTTAGAACGCTCTGAAATGTCTGAGAGCATCGTAGAATTTGAAAACGGTAAGCTTGCTTACGATGCACTGAAAGCACGGACAGAAAGCGGAGACGCCTTACCCAATCTCATTTTTCTTGACCTCAACATGCCGGTCTGGGACGGCTGGGAATTTTTCGAAGCCGCACAAAATCTACCCGGCTTTGAGCAGGTCACAACCTACATCCTCACAAGCTCCCTCAGCTCAGACGACATGGAAAAAGCCAAAGATTTCGGCCTATCAGATCACTATCTCACCAAACCACTCAGTTTTGATAAGTTAAAAGAAATCCTTTTCGCTGAGCTCCAAAAACCAGACAACAGCAACGCCTGA